The Chitinophagales bacterium genome has a segment encoding these proteins:
- a CDS encoding glyceraldehyde-3-phosphate dehydrogenase — translation MNTTNWVSNEKKAIQLLQIAGELWLEQNVELVIFRRTLVDSRTSEVLNNHEYASKYIKSPVTVDTTLCIAEAIAQLDLSPTRIDLGRLAKEWLEEKDNFNNDCLSFVKSKLSQSIGKEKRVLEPKPVVLFGFGRIGRLVARELISQQGIGEQLVLKAIVTRGNSDLEIQKRATLMRKDSVHGKFRGVIKEDYDNKALIINGNVVHMISANDPSAIDYTAYGIDNALLIDNSGIFRDEESLANHKKSKGISKVLLTAPGKGNLPNIVFGVNQDDFDLDKIDIYTAASCTTNAISTVIKVIDDAYGIESGHVETVHSYTNDQNLLDNFHKKYRRGRSAPMNMVITETGAASAVTKVLPSMAGKFTGNAVRVPTPDVSLAILHLKLNTAVDGIEAVNKVLEDAASIGNLVEQIDYSTSQEMVSSDCIGNPHASIVDAPATLVSPDNKSIVLYVWYDNEYGYTRQVVRLAKHICKVRRLTYY, via the coding sequence ATGAATACAACTAATTGGGTTTCTAACGAAAAAAAAGCCATTCAGTTACTCCAAATAGCAGGAGAACTTTGGCTAGAACAAAATGTAGAATTGGTAATTTTTAGAAGAACACTAGTAGATAGTAGAACTTCTGAAGTACTCAACAATCACGAATATGCTTCAAAATACATTAAAAGTCCAGTAACTGTAGATACTACTTTGTGTATTGCAGAAGCTATTGCTCAGTTAGACTTATCTCCTACTAGAATTGATTTAGGAAGACTAGCAAAAGAGTGGTTAGAAGAAAAAGATAATTTCAATAACGACTGTTTAAGTTTTGTAAAAAGCAAACTATCGCAATCTATAGGAAAAGAAAAAAGAGTGTTAGAACCTAAACCAGTTGTATTGTTTGGTTTTGGAAGAATTGGACGACTAGTAGCTAGAGAATTAATTTCTCAGCAAGGTATTGGCGAACAGTTGGTTTTGAAAGCAATTGTTACTAGAGGAAACTCTGACCTTGAAATTCAAAAAAGAGCTACGCTAATGCGTAAAGATTCTGTACATGGAAAGTTTAGAGGTGTTATTAAAGAAGACTACGATAACAAAGCACTAATCATCAATGGAAATGTAGTACACATGATTTCGGCAAATGATCCATCTGCTATTGATTATACAGCTTACGGAATTGATAATGCTTTACTAATTGACAATTCTGGTATTTTTAGAGATGAAGAAAGCTTGGCTAACCACAAAAAATCAAAAGGAATTAGTAAAGTGTTGCTAACGGCACCTGGAAAAGGCAATTTACCAAATATTGTTTTTGGTGTCAATCAAGACGACTTTGATTTAGATAAAATTGATATTTATACTGCTGCTTCTTGTACTACCAACGCTATATCAACAGTAATTAAGGTAATTGATGATGCTTATGGCATTGAAAGTGGACATGTAGAAACAGTACACTCTTATACAAACGATCAAAACTTACTAGACAATTTCCATAAAAAATATAGAAGAGGTCGTTCTGCACCTATGAATATGGTAATTACAGAAACTGGTGCTGCAAGTGCAGTTACTAAAGTTTTACCAAGTATGGCAGGAAAATTTACTGGTAACGCCGTGCGTGTACCAACTCCAGATGTTTCTTTAGCCATTTTACATTTAAAACTCAATACAGCTGTAGATGGTATTGAAGCTGTAAACAAAGTTTTAGAAGATGCTGCTAGCATTGGTAACTTAGTAGAACAAATAGATTATTCTACTTCGCAAGAAATGGTGTCTAGCGATTGTATTGGCAATCCACATGCATCAATTGTAGATGCTCCTGCAACTTTAGTTTCGCCAGATAATAAAAGTATTGTATTGTATGTTTGGTACGATAATGAATATGGTTATACCAGACAAGTGGTAAGATTGGCAAAACATATCTGCAAAGTAAGAAGACTGACTTATTATTAA
- a CDS encoding sigma-70 family RNA polymerase sigma factor, with product MRQLKITKSITNRESQSLEKYLQEIGKVDLLTPEEEVELAQRIKQGDQIALERLTKANLRFVVSVAKQYQNQGLTLSDLINEGNLGLIKAAQRFDETRGFKFISYAVWWIRQSILQALAEQSRIVRLPLNKVGSLNKINKAFSSLEQEFEREPSAEELADILEITREEVETTLGVAARHVSVDAPFQEGEENSLLDVLENKGIERTDHGVEYVDSLSKEIERSLSTLTDRQKDVLKYYFGIGVEHPMSLEDIGDKFGLTRERVRQIKDKAINKLRATSRSKLLKNYLGN from the coding sequence ATGCGTCAATTAAAGATAACCAAATCCATAACTAATCGTGAAAGTCAATCGCTTGAAAAATATCTACAAGAAATTGGAAAAGTTGATTTATTAACTCCTGAAGAAGAGGTAGAATTAGCACAAAGAATTAAGCAAGGTGACCAAATTGCTTTGGAAAGATTAACGAAAGCCAATTTGCGTTTTGTGGTTTCTGTAGCTAAACAATATCAAAATCAAGGTTTAACACTAAGCGATTTAATTAACGAAGGAAATTTGGGTTTAATTAAAGCAGCTCAAAGATTTGACGAAACCAGAGGTTTTAAATTTATTTCTTATGCTGTTTGGTGGATTCGTCAATCTATTTTACAAGCATTAGCAGAGCAATCTAGAATTGTACGATTACCTTTAAATAAAGTAGGTTCTTTAAATAAAATCAATAAAGCATTTTCTTCTTTAGAACAAGAGTTTGAAAGAGAACCTTCTGCAGAAGAATTGGCTGACATTTTAGAAATTACTAGAGAAGAAGTAGAAACTACATTGGGTGTTGCTGCACGACATGTTTCTGTTGATGCTCCATTTCAAGAAGGTGAAGAAAACTCATTATTAGATGTTTTAGAAAACAAAGGTATTGAACGAACTGACCATGGTGTAGAATATGTTGACTCTTTAAGTAAAGAAATTGAACGCTCTTTAAGTACATTAACAGACAGACAGAAAGATGTATTGAAATACTATTTTGGTATTGGTGTAGAACATCCAATGTCATTAGAAGATATAGGCGATAAATTTGGTTTAACTAGAGAACGAGTTCGTCAAATTAAAGACAAAGCCATCAATAAATTAAGAGCAACTTCTAGAAGCAAACTCCTTAAAAACTACTTAGGCAATTAA
- a CDS encoding LptF/LptG family permease, translating to MAIVKKVDKKVLSAFILPLIITYGLTTFIFVMQFLWKYIDDIVGKGLEMSLVLQLVKLFAVIITPMSLPLAVLLASNMVIGDLAESNELTAFKASGVSVLRVMASILVFSVVLAGSAFYFSNYVLPKVNLKFYALLYDIRKSKPALDIQEGVFYRGLSGFALKIDKKAADNQTLYGITVYDHSQNNGNKLLVLADKGKISLSNTGQFLILELYNGKQYQYDFKRNKNEVDKNIQDEAMEMHFKSWRKVFDLNEFQMKRTDENLFKANQVMYSIKQLNQEADSLERDMQGRWNVIYATYNNYVPTNKKGTIIEQPIIEEDTTTTSIINIDLNNVYNRNFTTGVTVKAQSSINAFIQSIQSTQEDMSWRKAFYYAYVAEIYRKYMLSFACIVLMIVGGMMGAIVRKGGFGVPILVSVLYFVVFHVLNVTGEKLAKAEVIPMPIGMWLSTIVLLPLAIYLSYRTVNDANVFSSNIFATIKAKFKKKENLN from the coding sequence ATGGCAATAGTTAAAAAAGTAGATAAAAAAGTATTAAGTGCATTCATATTGCCTTTGATAATAACCTATGGATTAACCACTTTCATTTTTGTAATGCAGTTTCTGTGGAAGTACATTGATGATATTGTAGGAAAAGGTTTAGAAATGAGTTTGGTATTACAATTAGTAAAACTGTTTGCAGTAATTATTACGCCAATGTCTTTGCCATTAGCAGTATTGTTGGCATCGAATATGGTTATTGGTGATTTAGCTGAAAGTAATGAGTTAACGGCTTTTAAAGCTTCTGGTGTTTCTGTACTAAGAGTAATGGCTTCTATTCTGGTGTTTTCTGTGGTATTAGCTGGTTCTGCATTTTATTTTTCAAATTATGTATTGCCTAAGGTAAATTTAAAGTTTTACGCTTTATTGTATGATATAAGGAAATCGAAACCAGCACTAGATATACAAGAAGGTGTTTTTTATAGAGGTTTATCTGGTTTTGCTTTGAAAATTGATAAAAAAGCAGCAGATAATCAAACACTATATGGAATTACTGTTTATGATCATTCGCAAAATAATGGCAATAAATTATTGGTATTAGCAGATAAAGGCAAAATTTCGTTGAGTAATACTGGTCAGTTTTTAATTTTAGAGTTGTACAATGGTAAGCAATATCAATACGATTTTAAACGCAATAAAAATGAAGTAGATAAGAATATTCAAGATGAAGCAATGGAAATGCATTTTAAAAGTTGGCGAAAAGTATTCGACTTAAATGAATTTCAAATGAAACGAACAGATGAAAATTTGTTTAAAGCCAATCAGGTAATGTATTCTATTAAGCAATTAAATCAAGAAGCAGATTCATTAGAAAGAGATATGCAAGGTAGGTGGAATGTTATTTATGCAACTTATAATAACTATGTACCAACCAATAAAAAAGGAACAATTATTGAACAGCCAATTATAGAAGAAGATACGACTACAACTTCCATAATAAATATAGATTTAAATAATGTTTATAATAGAAACTTTACTACTGGCGTAACAGTTAAAGCACAATCTTCTATAAATGCTTTTATACAATCTATTCAAAGTACACAAGAAGATATGAGTTGGCGAAAAGCATTTTATTATGCTTATGTAGCAGAAATATATAGAAAATATATGTTGTCGTTTGCTTGTATTGTATTGATGATAGTTGGTGGAATGATGGGAGCTATTGTAAGAAAAGGTGGTTTTGGTGTGCCTATATTAGTTTCTGTATTGTATTTTGTAGTTTTTCATGTGTTAAATGTAACAGGCGAAAAATTAGCTAAAGCAGAAGTAATACCAATGCCAATAGGAATGTGGTTATCTACAATTGTATTGCTACCATTGGCAATTTATTTAAGTTACAGAACAGTAAACGATGCCAATGTTTTTAGTAGTAATATTTTTGCTACGATAAAAGCGAAGTTCAAAAAGAAAGAAAACTTAAATTAA
- a CDS encoding glycosyltransferase, translating into MIVFIIIICLLLYTYIIYAIFISLFKFDEHINHYNLNDDLPTVNIIIPIHNEEKVIAQKLESIINNNYPKNKINIYIGLDNCTDASQQIVATYQDKLNIQYTVYTERQGKPSIINNLMQEIPKDDLVILTDADIIFDDNLIYECIKYFKTDTVGLVDAMVINQQESLEKEYLNFETKIKLQESKHLGLILASFGACYAIRAKYFKPIPKNLVLDDMWIGMNINLQNKRTILNENAKCFEIRDNRIQEEFNRKVRISSGGFQIIPYFKNLLLQPFNKLSFALLSHKVLRWCTPFLLLYAFIYLMIKLPILILVLTVTLLILTLLFIKFDFDVKYVKHFIYFMIMQVAVLLGFFKAIKGIQSNVWKPTTR; encoded by the coding sequence ATGATTGTATTTATAATTATAATATGTTTATTGTTATATACTTATATTATATACGCTATATTTATTAGTTTATTTAAGTTTGATGAGCATATCAATCACTACAATTTAAACGATGACTTACCAACTGTTAATATTATCATTCCAATTCACAATGAAGAAAAAGTTATTGCACAAAAATTAGAGAGTATTATAAATAATAATTACCCAAAAAATAAAATTAATATTTATATTGGATTAGACAATTGTACAGATGCATCACAACAAATTGTAGCAACTTATCAAGATAAATTGAATATTCAATATACAGTTTATACAGAGCGACAAGGAAAACCAAGTATTATCAACAACTTAATGCAAGAAATTCCTAAAGACGACCTTGTCATTTTAACAGATGCAGATATTATTTTCGACGACAATCTAATCTACGAATGCATAAAATATTTTAAAACAGATACAGTTGGATTAGTAGATGCTATGGTCATCAACCAACAAGAATCATTAGAAAAAGAATATCTAAATTTTGAAACTAAAATCAAACTACAAGAAAGCAAGCACTTAGGTTTAATTTTAGCTTCGTTTGGTGCATGCTACGCTATTCGTGCAAAGTATTTTAAACCAATTCCTAAAAATCTTGTTTTAGATGATATGTGGATTGGCATGAACATCAACCTACAAAACAAACGAACTATTTTAAATGAAAACGCTAAATGTTTTGAAATAAGAGACAACCGTATTCAAGAAGAATTTAATCGTAAAGTACGAATAAGTTCTGGTGGATTTCAAATTATACCGTATTTTAAAAACCTACTTTTACAACCATTTAATAAACTATCGTTTGCATTGCTATCACACAAAGTACTACGATGGTGTACGCCTTTTTTGTTGTTGTATGCATTCATTTATTTAATGATAAAATTGCCAATTCTTATTTTAGTGTTAACAGTAACGCTACTTATACTCACACTACTTTTCATTAAATTTGACTTCGATGTAAAGTATGTTAAACACTTCATTTATTTTATGATTATGCAAGTAGCAGTTTTACTCGGATTTTTTAAAGCAATTAAAGGAATACAAAGCAATGTCTGGAAACCAACAACAAGATAA
- a CDS encoding bifunctional 3,4-dihydroxy-2-butanone-4-phosphate synthase/GTP cyclohydrolase II: protein MSGNQQQDKYKLDTIEAAIKDIQVGKLVIVVDDEDRENEGDFITAARNVTPDIINFMATHGRGLICTPIIEDRCEELGLEMMVNANSSHFDTPFTVSIDLIGHGCTTGISTADRAKTIQALIDPTIKPSDFGKPGHIFPLKAKKEGVLRRTGHTEATIDLARMAGFEPAGVLVEIMNEDGTMARMPELIKIAEKHQLKIISIKDLVAYRLDKERQVERIVEVKMPTKYGEYKLIAYKAKMTDEEHFALVKGEWNEGDEVMVRVHSSCITGDILGSLRCDCGDQLHNAMKMVEQEGKGVILYMMQEGRGIGFINKLKAYKLQEEGMDTVDANLALGFKADQRDFGIGAQILRDLKINKLRLITNNPKKRAALKGYGLEIVENIPIEVLPNIYNKDYLETKRDKMGHTILSKDKE, encoded by the coding sequence ATGTCTGGAAACCAACAACAAGATAAATATAAATTAGATACCATTGAAGCTGCTATCAAAGATATTCAAGTTGGTAAATTAGTTATTGTAGTAGATGATGAAGACAGAGAAAATGAAGGCGACTTCATTACTGCTGCTCGAAATGTAACACCAGACATCATCAATTTTATGGCAACACATGGCAGAGGTTTAATTTGTACACCAATTATAGAAGATCGTTGCGAAGAACTTGGATTAGAAATGATGGTGAATGCCAACTCTTCTCATTTTGATACACCTTTTACAGTATCGATAGATTTAATTGGTCATGGTTGTACTACAGGAATTTCTACAGCAGACAGAGCTAAAACGATTCAAGCATTGATTGATCCAACTATCAAACCATCTGATTTTGGAAAACCAGGTCATATTTTTCCTTTAAAAGCAAAAAAAGAAGGCGTGTTGCGAAGAACTGGTCATACAGAAGCAACTATAGATTTAGCACGAATGGCAGGTTTTGAACCAGCTGGTGTGTTGGTAGAAATTATGAACGAAGATGGTACGATGGCTCGCATGCCAGAACTCATTAAAATTGCAGAGAAGCATCAACTTAAAATTATTTCTATTAAAGATTTAGTAGCTTATCGTTTAGATAAAGAACGACAAGTGGAACGCATTGTAGAAGTAAAAATGCCTACGAAATATGGCGAGTATAAACTTATTGCTTACAAAGCGAAAATGACCGACGAAGAACATTTTGCACTAGTAAAAGGAGAGTGGAATGAAGGCGACGAAGTTATGGTAAGAGTACATTCTTCTTGTATTACTGGCGATATTTTAGGTTCTTTGAGATGCGATTGTGGCGACCAACTACACAATGCAATGAAAATGGTAGAGCAAGAAGGCAAAGGTGTTATTTTATATATGATGCAAGAAGGCAGAGGCATTGGTTTTATTAATAAATTGAAAGCATACAAACTGCAAGAAGAAGGCATGGATACTGTTGATGCGAATTTGGCATTGGGTTTTAAAGCAGACCAAAGAGATTTTGGCATTGGTGCTCAGATATTACGCGATTTGAAAATTAATAAACTACGACTGATAACCAATAATCCGAAAAAGCGAGCAGCATTAAAAGGTTATGGATTAGAAATAGTAGAGAACATACCTATAGAAGTATTGCCTAATATATATAATAAAGATTACTTAGAAACCAAACGCGACAAAATGGGACACACTATTTTAAGCAAGGACAAGGAGTAG
- a CDS encoding type II toxin-antitoxin system RelE/ParE family toxin, giving the protein MKYKIAFLKEADEDVLNAVGYYEEQQEGLGIKFKDTLDKKVDYITNYPKHFRIVKKEYRQVLVKSFPYLVIYSIKKDTVLVHRVFNTSRNPKKKYK; this is encoded by the coding sequence ATGAAATATAAGATAGCTTTCTTAAAAGAAGCAGATGAAGATGTATTAAACGCAGTAGGATATTATGAAGAACAACAAGAAGGACTAGGAATAAAATTTAAAGATACTTTAGATAAAAAAGTAGACTATATAACAAACTATCCAAAACACTTTAGAATAGTAAAGAAAGAATATAGACAAGTATTAGTAAAATCATTTCCATACTTGGTAATTTACAGTATAAAAAAAGATACTGTTTTAGTACACAGAGTTTTTAATACAAGCAGAAATCCAAAGAAGAAATACAAGTAG
- a CDS encoding type II toxin-antitoxin system RelE/ParE family toxin, whose product MVKKKLVWDEEQRNEFKKQIKHIKKDSIQNAELVRKSIIEKVNEIPIQEERYPRDKYKQNNDGSYRAFELHHIRIAYYIGKEEIRIIRVRSTHQEPKNY is encoded by the coding sequence ATGGTAAAAAAGAAACTTGTTTGGGATGAAGAACAAAGAAATGAGTTTAAAAAACAGATAAAACATATAAAGAAAGACTCAATACAAAATGCAGAACTAGTAAGAAAGTCAATAATAGAAAAAGTCAACGAAATACCAATACAAGAAGAAAGATATCCAAGAGACAAATACAAGCAAAATAATGATGGCAGTTACAGAGCATTTGAATTACACCATATAAGAATAGCATACTACATAGGTAAAGAAGAAATAAGAATAATTAGAGTAAGAAGTACACACCAAGAACCAAAAAACTATTAG
- a CDS encoding TonB-dependent receptor, whose product MATKIYANTISGTILDENNQAVAYANIAVYNTSDSVYVNGTISDSIGQFEITNLPTGSYFVEIVFLGYQTDTISNILINNDKVINIGKLYLKPQSIVLDGVQILASRPIIERQADKLIFNVENSTKSSGENLLDLMRSVPSVTVTGDDEIKVNGKSGVQVMVNGKVEQLNGEQLNNLLKSIQSSNVKKIEVSSNASAKFDANAKGGVINIVLKESMKSGVLGSVYTTYNQNKYSSIYTGFNLSVNFKKNTINTNYNYGYNKGFFKRVFDRNFNIDDVIQLIEEDGAAVSRNNNHYLNTNYRYSINDKQYFGLGVELFAMKNPNDGNSTLLTYNDKTTGFINEIQKTDNTLNNKIINPSVNANYKATLDSLGSSIGFSYDYTYFNSESFSNLVTNYYDNQYNQIADVYDFYQTSPYLVNLHTYKLDYNKYLKNENSLEFGIKFTWTKINNDIQFYNLVENNYQQDTTKSNEFRYTENINAAYGIWNKSWKNNWSTNVGLRVEQTNTNQYSITLNQKKQRHYVDFFPSVFVNKTIKENNNLNLSYTRKIQRPNFNDLNPFEFYMSPYSIWSGNADLKPQLIDVVEFTYTLKKYYSFFVGYEHVKNNYTHLAYQNDSTKITTYKATNFNVRNNLNIGVNINKELFKWWTMSFSATYTFFKYNTVISGADFNVSSNKGVFSLDNTFKLPKNFQINVFGFYATPFLDATDMMKSDGMVNVSITKLLLDKKLSIKLSGFDIFHTKNFSFDTNFFNVNSVTRNTFSSSAVALSISYNFQKGKQFQNTRVNKSNQEEKNRIQ is encoded by the coding sequence ATGGCAACAAAAATTTATGCCAATACCATTTCAGGCACTATTTTAGATGAAAATAATCAAGCAGTTGCTTATGCTAATATAGCAGTCTACAATACTAGCGACAGTGTTTATGTTAATGGAACGATTAGTGACAGTATAGGACAGTTTGAAATTACCAATCTACCAACAGGAAGCTATTTTGTAGAAATTGTTTTTCTAGGATATCAAACAGATACTATTTCTAATATTTTAATAAATAATGATAAAGTAATTAATATTGGAAAGTTATATTTAAAACCACAGAGTATTGTTTTAGATGGTGTTCAAATTCTTGCTAGCAGACCAATCATAGAACGACAAGCAGATAAGCTAATTTTTAATGTAGAAAATAGTACTAAGTCATCTGGCGAAAACTTGTTGGATTTAATGCGTTCTGTGCCAAGTGTTACGGTTACAGGCGACGATGAAATTAAAGTCAATGGAAAATCTGGTGTACAAGTAATGGTTAACGGAAAAGTAGAACAGCTAAACGGAGAACAACTCAATAATTTGCTAAAATCAATCCAAAGTTCTAATGTAAAAAAGATAGAAGTGAGTAGCAATGCTTCTGCAAAATTTGATGCCAATGCAAAAGGTGGTGTTATTAATATTGTGCTAAAAGAAAGCATGAAAAGTGGTGTGCTTGGTTCGGTATATACTACTTATAATCAAAATAAATATTCAAGTATTTATACTGGATTTAACTTAAGTGTCAATTTTAAAAAGAATACCATTAACACCAATTACAACTATGGTTATAACAAAGGTTTCTTTAAAAGAGTATTCGACAGAAATTTTAATATTGATGATGTTATACAACTCATAGAAGAAGATGGAGCAGCAGTGAGTCGAAATAATAATCATTATTTAAATACAAATTATAGATATTCAATAAACGACAAACAATATTTTGGTTTAGGTGTGGAGTTGTTTGCAATGAAAAATCCAAATGATGGTAATTCTACATTGCTCACTTATAATGATAAAACAACTGGATTTATTAATGAAATTCAGAAAACAGATAATACTTTAAATAATAAAATTATTAATCCATCAGTAAATGCCAATTATAAAGCAACGCTAGATTCATTAGGAAGTAGCATTGGTTTTAGTTACGATTACACTTATTTTAACTCAGAATCGTTTAGCAATTTAGTAACCAACTACTACGATAATCAATACAATCAAATTGCAGATGTTTACGACTTTTATCAAACGAGTCCGTATTTGGTTAATTTACATACTTATAAATTAGATTATAATAAGTATTTAAAGAATGAAAATTCATTAGAGTTTGGTATCAAGTTTACTTGGACAAAAATTAATAACGATATACAATTTTATAATTTGGTAGAAAACAATTATCAACAAGATACTACAAAATCTAACGAGTTTAGATATACCGAAAACATCAATGCAGCTTACGGAATTTGGAATAAATCTTGGAAAAATAATTGGAGTACCAATGTTGGTTTAAGAGTAGAACAAACCAATACCAATCAATATTCTATTACGCTAAATCAAAAGAAACAAAGGCACTATGTCGATTTCTTTCCAAGCGTGTTTGTCAACAAAACAATTAAAGAAAATAATAATTTAAACTTAAGTTATACTAGAAAAATTCAACGACCAAACTTCAACGATTTAAATCCATTTGAGTTTTACATGAGTCCATATTCTATTTGGTCAGGCAATGCAGACTTGAAACCACAGTTAATAGATGTAGTAGAATTTACTTATACTTTAAAAAAATATTATTCTTTTTTTGTAGGATATGAGCATGTTAAAAACAACTATACGCATTTAGCATATCAAAACGATTCTACTAAAATTACTACTTACAAAGCAACAAATTTTAATGTTAGAAACAATTTAAACATTGGCGTTAACATCAACAAAGAATTATTTAAATGGTGGACGATGTCGTTTTCGGCAACCTATACTTTCTTTAAATACAACACTGTAATTAGTGGTGCAGACTTTAATGTAAGTTCCAATAAAGGCGTATTTTCACTCGACAACACTTTTAAGTTACCTAAAAACTTTCAAATTAATGTTTTTGGATTTTATGCTACGCCATTCCTTGACGCAACAGATATGATGAAATCAGATGGTATGGTTAATGTGTCTATTACTAAACTTTTGCTAGATAAAAAACTAAGTATTAAACTATCAGGATTTGATATTTTTCATACCAAGAACTTCTCTTTTGATACCAACTTTTTCAATGTAAACTCTGTTACTAGAAATACATTTAGTTCGTCAGCAGTAGCATTGTCTATTTCTTATAATTTCCAAAAAGGAAAACAGTTTCAAAATACAAGAGTAAACAAAAGCAACCAAGAAGAGAAAAATAGAATACAGTAA